In Naumovozyma castellii chromosome 1, complete genome, one DNA window encodes the following:
- the NCAS0A05290 gene encoding uncharacterized protein has translation MLSGASVFSQLDLVSGYHQVEVEPKDQYKTAFVTHEGQYIWKVMPFGLTNAPSTFQRLMNETLKGYIGKFVIVYLDDILIFSKDQKEHTMHLGLVLNRLQKAQLYAKKSKCHFYLDKVHFLGHTIDKDGIRVDDKKVKAMVDWPKPQKPKDAASFLGLAGFYRKFVEDFSGVANPLYEYSNKKRSWDDDCDRAFQTLKSKLTSAPVLLPFDESKGIVVTTDASDYAVGATLELVNDQGNVEGVVAYMSAKLHGAQLNWPVREKEGYAIRLALEHWSHYLKGKHFVLHTDHESLKFLHSKKDTSPKIARWLDTFAEYDFEIVYIPGEHNRADGLSRRPDLKNTTCSDTVEMSKTIDAKLWTLQTSNVITTFNAITPELLDTIKQGYATDNDFKIIYEVLSKKIETPPEFRTIIKRYEIKDGLLYYGFTSRTKNKLCIPDNEIRGQILKLAHDSPASAHCDALRTFLNISPFYHWPRMQKTIINYVKTCELCQKSKSKTGRPFGTYHPLEVSDDRWRDINIDFLSGMEPDITSGNDSIMVVIDRLSKMSHMIGLKKTTTTEELCNIFMREIFRLHGAPRSIVSDRDKLFTSAVWDRFAQRLGIHLNFTTSNNPQGDGQVERLNRTISERMRTLCEQYPQSWNELLPMLEFGYNNSYQSTIRATPFLAAYAFHPRFVGLLNPIQPSVRDPLGHEQETGRSFKAQLDRILQRSEAIREDIIRSIAAEQERISIERNKKMIPAHFKVGDKVLIHNSAYMKPTKGQKFQFLWYGPFEIVEQVSTSSYRIAIRKGKTKHDVFPAKSLKPFNERQNDYGRVPPVNDEDIRARINEICGFGDMQQRGNETLVEAKWKDCEDWDSTIIPLEWVKEKVPEDYLLYLKQHRNRRQSLQSAAIQERREMLMSRPNGRNRTGRPRVNAKKIGKRRGNNRF, from the coding sequence ATGTTATCAGGCGCTTCCGTGTTTAGTCAATTGGATCTTGTAAGTGGTTACCACCAAGTCGAAGTGGAACCCAAGGATCAGTATAAGACTGCATTTGTAACGCATGAAGGGCAGtatatttggaaagttATGCCATTTGGGTTAACTAATGCACCTTCAACGTTTCAAAGGCTAATGAATGAAACCTTAAAAGGTTATATTGGAAAGTTCGTGATCGTTTATTTGgatgatattttgatattctCTAAAGATCAAAAAGAACATACCATGCATTTAGGATTAGTGCTGAATCGTCTTCAAAAAGCTCAATTGTACGCAAAGAAAAGTAAGTGTCATTTCTATTTGGATAAAGTACACTTCTTAGGTCATAcaattgataaagatgGAATTCGTGTGGACGATAAGAAAGTGAAAGCTATGGTAGACTGGCCTAAACCCCAGAAACCCAAGGATGCTGCTAGTTTCTTAGGTCTCGCAGGATTTTATAGAAAATTCGTTGAAGACTTTTCGGGCGTTGCCAATCCGCTATATGAATATAGtaacaagaaaagatcGTGGGATGACGATTGTGATCGTGCATTTCAGACCTTGAAAAGTAAATTGACTTCGGCTCCAGTATTGTTGCCGTTTGATGAATCTAAAGGTATTGTAGTAACTACAGATGCCTCGGATTACGCAGTGGGTGCTACCTTGGAACTGGTAAATGATCAGGGAAATGTAGAAGGTGTTGTTGCATATATGAGTGCTAAGTTACATGGTGCGCAATTGAATTGGCCTGTTCGTGAAAAAGAAGGGTATGCAATTCGATTGGCTTTAGAACATTGGTcacattatttgaaaggaAAACATTTTGTTCTACACACAGATCATGAATCTTTGAAGTTCTTACATTCTAAGAAAGATACTTCTCCGAAGATTGCCAGATGGTTAGACACATTTGCTGAGTATGATTTTGAGATCGTTTATATTCCTGGTGAACATAATAGAGCTGATGGATTGTCCAGAAGGCCAGATCTCAAGAATACTACTTGTTCCGACACAGTGGAAATGTCAAAGACAATTGATGCCAAGCTGTGGACGTTACAAACTTCGAATGTAATAACAACGTTTAATGCTATTACTCCAGAGTTGCTGGATACCATTAAACAAGGTTATGCAACAGACaatgattttaaaataatcTATGAGGTATTATCGAAGAAAATCGAAACACCACCAGAATTCAGGACAATTATAAAAAGGTATGAAATCAAAGATGGTTTGTTGTATTATGGGTTCACTTCGAGAACTAAAAATAAACTGTGCATTCCTGATAATGAGATTCGCGggcaaatattgaaattagCTCATGATTCGCCAGCCTCTGCTCATTGTGATGCATTAAgaacatttttgaatatatctCCTTTCTATCATTGGCCTCGAATGCAGAAAACTATTATTAACTATGTGAAAACTTGTGAGTTATGTCAAAAGTCGAAAAGCAAAACTGGACGACCTTTTGGTACATATCACCCGCTGGAAGTTTCTGATGATCGTTGGAGAGATATCAATATTGATTTTCTGTCAGGAATGGAACCTGATATTACATCGGGTAATGATTCGATCATGGTAGTTATTGATAGGTTGAGTAAAATGTCACATATGATTGGgttgaagaaaacaacGACTACGGAAGAACtttgtaatattttcatgCGTGAAATTTTTAGATTACATGGTGCTCCGCGTAGCATTGTTTCCGATCGAGACAAATTATTTACCTCTGCTGTCTGGGATAGATTTGCTCAACGATTGGGCATACACTTGAATTTTACGACGAGTAATAATCCACAAGGTGATGGCCAAGTTGAAAGGTTAAATAGGACAATCTCAGAAAGAATGAGGACGTTGTGTGAACAGTATCCCCAGAGTTGGAATGAATTATTACCTATGTTAGAGTTTGGGTATAACAACTCGTACCAGTCCACAATTAGGGCAACTCCATTCTTAGCTGCGTATGCTTTTCATCCGAGATTTGTTGGACTATTAAATCCTATACAGCCGTCTGTGAGAGATCCGTTGGGTCACGAACAAGAAACAGGTAGAAGTTTCAAGGCTCAATTGGATAGGATATTACAGCGTTCGGAGGCTATTCGAGAGGATATAATCCGCTCCATAGCAGCCGAACAGGAACgtatttcaattgaaagaaataagaaaatgattCCAGCACATTTCAAAGTCGGTGATAAAGTTCTGATACATAACAGTGCGTATATGAAACCAACCAAGGGTcagaaattccaatttctGTGGTATGGGCCGTTTGAAATTGTGGAACAGGTTTCTACTAGTAGTTATAGAATTGCTATTAGAAAAGGGAAGACTAAACATGACGTATTTCCAGCGAAAAGTCTCAAACCCTTTAATGAAAGACAGAATGATTATGGTCGCGTGCCGCCTGTCAACGATGAAGACATCCGGGCCCGGATCAATGAAATCTGTGGGTTTGGAGATATGCAGCAACGAGGTAATGAGACCTTGGTGGAAGCTAAGTGGAAGGACTGTGAAGATTGGGACTCAACCATTATTCCGTTGGAATGGGTTAAGGAGAAGGTTCCAGAAGACTATCTGTTGTATTTGAAACAACATAGGAATCGCCGCCAATCTTTACAATCTGCTGCGATTCAGgaaagaagagaaatgTTGATGTCTAGACCAAACGGTAGAAATAGGACAGGAAGACCAAGGGTGAATGCCAAGAAAATCGGTAAACGTCGTGGTAACAACAGATTTTGA
- the YJU3 gene encoding acylglycerol lipase (ancestral locus Anc_2.487), which produces MSAVEYPYKPRTTVPELQYTKFNGANFGYMLWPVQAAATTDNPIDEPQLPNIKGRVLLIHGFGEYTKLQYRLMDHLSYNGYESFTFDQRGAGVTSPGKLKGLTDEYHTFNDLDFFVERNLNDCKEKGIPLFLWGHSMGGGICLNYACSGKHKDELAGFIGSGPLLILHPHTAPNKATQLLSPLLAKCLPKTKIDTGLDLEGITTDQRYRNWLANDKPMSVPLYGTFKQIYDFLERGKKLYNDKDNFIEKTYNAEKPIIVMHGKDDTINDPKGSELFIKNCPAKDKELKLYPGMRHSIFSLETDEHFEQVFEDLKEWLDRHC; this is translated from the coding sequence ATGTCCGCTGTTGAGTATCCATATAAGCCTCGAACAACAGTTCCAGAACTTCAATACacaaaattcaatggaGCAAATTTTGGCTATATGCTATGGCCTGTTCaagcagcagcaacaactGACAATCCCATTGATGAACCGCAGCTACCAAACATTAAGGGACGGGTCTTGTTAATTCATGGGTTCGGCGAGTATACAAAACTTCAATATAGACTTATGGATCATTTATCCTACAATGGCTATGAATCATTTACTTTTGATCAGCGTGGTGCAGGTGTGACATCTCCTGGGAAATTAAAGGGTTTAACTGATGAGTACCATACATTTAACGATCTGGATTTCTTTGTTGAGAGAAATCTTAATGATTGTAAGGAGAAAGGTATTCCATTGTTTTTATGGGGACATTCTATGGGTGGTGGTATCTGTTTGAACTATGCCTGTTCAGGTAAACATAAAGATGAGCTTGCTGGTTTTATTGGATCCGGCCCCTTATTGATTTTACACCCACATACTGCCCCTAATAAAGCTACCCAATTACTGTCACCATTACTGGCGAAGTGTCTTCCAAAAACCAAGATTGATACAGGTTTAGATCTTGAAGGTATCACTACCGATCAAAGATACAGAAATTGGTTAGCTAACGATAAGCCCATGAGTGTTCCATTGTACGGGAcatttaaacaaatttaCGACTTTTTAGAGCGAGGCAAAAAGCTATACAATGATAAAGATAATTTTATCGAGAAGACTTATAATGCGGAAAAACCCATTATTGTAATGCATGGGAAGGATGATACCATTAATGACCCAAAGGGATCTGAATTATTCATCAAGAATTGTCCGGCCAAGGATAAAGAGTTGAAACTTTACCCTGGAATGAGACATTCCATATTTTCCCTGGAGACAGACGAACATTTTGAGCAAgtctttgaagatttgaaggAATGGTTAGATAGACATTGCTAA
- the MBR1 gene encoding Mbr1p (ancestral locus Anc_2.488): MADICKIDPNGANEVGSNSSKSQTPTSKICRNNICCLNMFERAVQDPCCQACDMEDENNSEDLFQNYTAIRELERSDKSLSPLNETFYQTDEVDPLEENGRGAGKSTDLPSNIMQLNDPLRQQPSRHHRRAATLSTSKYTIHNENGNDNDNNDTNPLFLKQRMKPQDLRKIKTAPYFDTGCMSELPNKPNYQINSSPFFLRNSRRNSCNLIHQMSRKPTQSEPRPYSSMSANARQENNKIDTFSDYIADSPNGQRSLSQVSCAAIPTHLYGLEKYVTSELDAMSSTDEYKIESKCEDAEQVRGTSVSSSQLMTGNEPLTMNVRRRSSNNKGGSISNPRHRKKSFIEASLGSSFSST, translated from the coding sequence atggCTGATATTTGTAAAATTGACCCAAACGGGGCAAATGAGGTAGGCAGTAATTCTTCTAAGAGTCAAACTCCAACATCCAAAATTTGCAGAAATAATATATGTTGCTTAAATATGTTTGAAAGAGCCGTTCAGGATCCATGCTGTCAAGCGTGCGATATGGAAGATGAGAATAATTCAGAAGAcctttttcaaaattatacGGCTATTAGAGAACTTGAAAGGAGTGATAAATCCTTATCACCGTTAAATGAGACATTTTATCAAACTGATGAAGTGGATCCGTTAGAAGAGAATGGAAGAGGTGCCGGAAAATCGACAGACCTACCTTCCAATATCATGCAACTAAACGACCCCTTGCGACAACAGCCATCTCGACACCATAGGAGGGCAGCAACACTTTCAACTTCTAAATATACCATACACAATGAAAATGGTAACGATAATGACAATAATGACACTAACccattatttttgaaacaacGAATGAAACCTCAAGActtaagaaaaataaaaacagCTCCATATTTTGATACTGGTTGTATGTCTGAACTACCAAATAAAccaaattatcaaataaattcttcgccatttttcttaaggaactcaagaagaaatagttGCAACTTGATTCACCAAATGTCAAGAAAACCTACACAGTCAGAACCTCGTCCATATTCCTCTATGAGTGCAAATGCTAGAcaagaaaacaataaaatcGATACGTTTTCTGACTACATTGCTGATTCGCCTAATGGTCAAAGAAGTTTATCTCAGGTATCATGTGCAGCAATTCCGACTCACTTATATGGATTAGAAAAGTATGTCACTTCCGAATTGGATGCCATGTCATCAACCGACGAGTACAAGATTGAGTCAAAGTGTGAAGACGCGGAGCAGGTACGCGGAACGTCTGTCTCCTCTTCACAACTAATGACAGGGAATGAACCCTTAACCATGAATGTGAGAAGGagatcttcaaataataaaggtggttcaatttcaaatcctAGGCATAGAAAGAaatcattcattgaagCATCCTTAGGGAGCTCCTTCTCTTCGACATAG
- the BUD2 gene encoding GTPase-activating protein BUD2 (ancestral locus Anc_2.490), which translates to MSTSDIPPKTKLTVSSPNKQLDLTLEQFKMATTTLNGTFEAEVEWCSDPSLDDWKQHFLQITKTGSLIHKVDGQTMLNSFSIQNIPSTLVDDGNNPNTANKLPYDSTNNDTSENNAIINVHPIIKHLQGCQIQLIDNDKYASIPIIKVITSLNKFPIYIRTKRESTFQELFASLIWWSALKKKGIFEKLELIKPKITENDKKTHRKEPTNLLVCQFNVFGPISRKTNLRDDRYNIIPDTNQNFPLQYDTDIDNDKLDNFGWFKAMGVLKSNGTLDLLLKSDGSLIYSLDVSILLRSEIRILDRSILHSDSCLFLGIIPKLRESLGIPVEYNDNNNKQQFIINDMTLANQQRQEVILKCPLRVDLEDWFVALNSFAIAETLSLTNMDNSNRLRVANHFSISVLEANIKIDANVTSDVSLSCHFSMWDHVWMMTPEVRSSQNPFWREEYDLNEDITINSLKITIKKRHANNKQSPVGYVEITQDMINNPEYAKEIRLPLHSSIGVKEIGTICIRIASSDLNFVLPQVNFVKFEQSLLKIDLSKIVKMVYNNPSVRTATDNKLSHTAKIFLEVFQSLNRQHSWFQALVNQELLMIDSSITKTVARNASSAHIFNSIFRGNSLLTKSMELYFLKVGAEYLDKSIGQILRKITKENKLCELDPQRINSKSKNESETEKIIEENYQQLVFYIKKIWKGIYMSSNDLPLAIKSELKSMRKKIEIMNGNTKNDASSDEQYQTILNCISSFLFLRFFCPVILNPKLFYFVADHLTENSRRTLTLISKILLKFSTLSYFGQQEPHLMKINEFISSNREKLFDYIDKVTEKKLDFSPKHLKLNERLTRPKLLMNKEILKNLPAIPYLIDSCLRESQLIEILMTTKSGVDGNNSNRRCSDEHLPEIGELEFEKLTENNTEIFGNDLMQYLEEEDDNEPDNGVDGNKRQTNSSSRKETSVIVRDFDREASLLFNKLERLKNLLSDYEYPSDTLFESKRYSELLAKRIYFSETKELYISDDKSAVSPPTNMTRLYTSSNETRIRFFNNERILTRSQQSPIHPSNKNLNRNSYQFEKKSNYDAENTVDTQNKGLSRLTSIKLSKMIRKTTEVTNANVENSNNKKGWWFTRK; encoded by the coding sequence ATGAGCACTAGCGATATACCACCAAAGACAAAGTTAACAGTGTCGTCGCCCAACAAGCAATTGGACTTGACGCTGGAACAATTCAAAATGGCAACAACAACCCTAAATGGAACTTTCGAAGCTGAAGTGGAATGGTGTAGTGATCCATCATTAGATGATTGGAAGCAACATTTCCTACAAATAACAAAGACGGGGTCACTTATACATAAGGTGGACGGACAAACAATGCTGAATAGTTTTTCAATACAAAATATACCATCCACCCTTGTGGATGATGGGAACAATCCGAATACGGCGAATAAACTACCATATGATAGTACTAATAACGATACCTCTGAAAATAATGCAATTATAAATGTGCATCCAATTATCAAACATTTACAAGGCTGTCAAATACAACTTATAGATAATGACAAATATGCTTCCATACCGATAATAAAAGTGATCACgtctttgaataaattcCCCATTTATATACGTACTAAGAGAGAATCCACTTTCCAAGAACTATTTGCTTCATTGATTTGGTGGAGTGCCCTAAAGAAAAAGGgtatatttgaaaaactgGAATTAATAAAACCAAAGATAACcgaaaatgataaaaagACACATAGAAAGGAACCAACGAACCTATTAGTTTGTCAATTTAATGTTTTTGGCCCAATATCAAGAAAGACAAATCTAAGAGATGATCGTTATAACATAATACCAGATACAAACCAAAATTTCCCTCTACAGTACGATACCGATATCGATAATGATAAACTGGACAACTTTGGGTGGTTCAAAGCAATGGGTGTTTTAAAGTCAAATGGTACCTTGGACTTGCTACTAAAAAGTGATGGTTCACTTATATATTCGTTGGATGTATCAATTCTACTTCGATCAGAAATCAGAATATTGGATAGATCCATACTACATTCAGATTCCTGTTTATTCCTAGGTATAATACCGAAATTGAGGGAAAGTCTTGGAATCCCCGTAgaatataatgataacaataataagcaacaattcatcattaatgataTGACATTAGCGAACCAACAGAGGCAGGAGGTGATACTGAAATGTCCCTTGAGAgttgatttggaagattgGTTTGTAGCTTTGAATTCATTCGCAATCGCTGAAACTTTGTCTTTAACTAATATGGACAATTCTAATAGACTGCGAGTAGCGAACCATTTCTCCATTTCTGTATTAGAAgcaaatataaaaatagaTGCAAATGTTACATCAGATGTTTCTTTATCATGTCACTTTTCCATGTGGGATCATGTTTGGATGATGACGCCCGAGGTTCGGTCGTCTCAAAATCCATTTTGGAGAGAAGAATATGACCTTAATGAGGACATCacaattaattcattgaaaattacTATAAAAAAAAGGCACGCAAACAATAAACAATCTCCAGTAGGTTATGTTGAAATAACGCAAGATATGATTAATAATCCTGAATACGCCAAAGAAATTAGACTTCCCTTGCATTCTAGTATAGGAGTAAAAGAGATTGGTACCATATGTATAAGGATTGCATCTTCTGATTTGAATTTCGTACTACCTCAAGttaattttgtaaaatttgAACAATCATTGCTAAAGATAGACCTTTCGAAAATTGTTAAAATGGTGTATAACAACCCTTCAGTTCGTACTGCGACTGACAACAAACTAAGCCACACGGCTAAAATATTCCTAGAAGTGTTCCAGTCTCTTAATAGGCAACATTCTTGGTTTCAAGCACTAGTTAATcaagaattattaatgatTGACAGTTCTATAACTAAAACTGTTGCAAGGAATGCTTCATCCGCTCATATTTTTAACTCAATATTCAGGGGTAACTCCTTGTTGACAAAATCAATGGAGTTATACTTTTTAAAGGTTGGAGCAGAATATTTAGACAAATCAATTGGACAAATTTTACGAAAAATCACTAAAGAGAACAAACTATGTGAGCTGGATCCGCAAAGAATTAATTCTAAGAGTAAAAATGAATCTGAAACAGAAAAGATTATAGAAGAAAATTACCAGCAATTGGTGTTCTATATTAAGAAAATCTGGAAAGGTATCTACATGTCAAGCAATGATCTTCCATTGGCGATAAAAAGTGAATTGAAAAGTATgaggaaaaaaattgaaattatgaATGGGAATACTAAAAATGATGCCTCTTCAGACGAGCAGTATCAAACAATATTAAACTGTATTTCAAGTTTCCTGTTTTTAAGATTTTTTTGCCCCGTTATTTTGAAcccaaaattattttacTTTGTTGCTGACCATTTAACggaaaattcaagaaggaCATTAACTTTGATAAGTaaaattcttttaaaattttcaacCCTCAGCTATTTTGGCCAGCAAGAACctcatttaatgaaaataaatgaatttatATCGAGCAATagagaaaaattattcGACTATATTGATAAGGTTACTGAGAAGAAACTAGATTTTTCTCCAAAACATCTGAAGCTAAATGAGAGATTGACAAGGCCAAAACTACTGATGAATAAAgagattttgaagaatttaccTGCAATTCCTTATCTAATTGATAGCTGTTTAAGGGAGTCTCAGctcattgaaattttaatgacAACAAAAAGTGGAGTGGATGGAAATAACAGTAATCGTCGATGCTCCGATGAACATCTTCCAGAAATTGGTGAAttagaatttgaaaaattaacaGAAAATAACACTGAGATTTTTGGCAATGATCTGATGCAATAccttgaagaagaggatgacAATGAACCAGATAATGGGGTTGATGGGAATAAAAGGCAAACAAATTCCTCTTCTAGAAAGGAAACTAGCGTAATTGTGAGAGATTTTGATCGTGAAGCATCTTTactttttaataaattggaaagattgaagaatttgttgtCTGATTATGAATATCCCTCGGATACTTTATTTGAATCCAAACGGTACAGTGAATTGTTAGCAAAACGAATATACTTCTCAGAGACAAAAGAGCTGTACATTTCTGATGATAAGAGTGCAGTTTCGCCTCCAACTAATATGACTAGATTATACACTAGTTCTAACGAGACTAGGATAAGATTCTTTAACAATGAAAGAATTCTCACTCGTTCCCAGCAATCCCCGATCCATCCATCAAATAAGAACTTGAACCGAAACAGCTATCAGTTCGAGAAGAAATCTAATTATGATGCAGAAAACACAGTTGACACACAAAATAAAGGATTATCCCGATTGACTTCGATAAAGTTAAGTAAAATGATTCGGAAAACGACAGAAGTAACTAATGCAAATGTCGAAAATAGTAATAACAAAAAAGGTTGGTGGTTTACAAGGAAGTGA
- the VPS20 gene encoding ESCRT-III subunit protein VPS20 (ancestral locus Anc_2.492a) produces MALSIHKGMYESSLMDRSQPFRYCVATHKLPEIILVIMGQKNSKLRVTETDRAVLQLKRSKDEIHKFTRRTDSLISQERGTLKQLIRENPSAYKKDVKVRFLLKRIHYQETLLQQASDQLINLENMASTLEFKLIEKQFINGLKNGNDILTKLNREFEKENVSELMDNVQDQIAYQEEIDGILSQSIAGVNDYEDEIDKELDQMEAEVLAKELPSTDHVAPIQVPQTKPEQVSKPEGEPEPEREREREPVALLS; encoded by the coding sequence ATGGCTTTATCCATTCATAAAGGAATGTAtgaatcatcattaatggACAGGAGTCAACCTTTCAGGTATTGCGTTGCCACACACAAGTTACCAGAGATTATACTTGTTATAATGGGTCAGAAGAATAGCAAATTAAGGGTGACTGAGACGGATAGGGCTGTCTTACAACTGAAAAGGTCGAAGGATGAGATACACAAGTTCACCCGGAGGACAGACTCTCTTATATCGCAAGAGAGAGGTACTCTAAAACAGCTAATAAGGGAAAATCCAAGTGCTTACAAGAAGGATGTGAAAGTGCGGTTTTTGTTAAAGAGAATCCATTATCAAGAAACGTTGTTACAACAGGCGTCAGatcaattgataaatttggaaaacatGGCATCCACTTTggaattcaaattgattgaaaaacaGTTTATAAATGGATTGAAGAATGGGAACGATATATTAACGAAATTGAACCGAGAGTTCGAGAAGGAAAATGTGTCCGAACTAATGGATAATGTGCAGGACCAGATTGCCtaccaagaagaaatagatgGTATATTATCGCAGAGTATAGCAGGAGTGAACGACTACGAAGACGAAATAGACAAGGAGCTAGATCAGATGGAGGCTGAGGTACTGGCCAAGGAGTTACCATCTACCGACCATGTGGCACCAATACAAGTGCCCCAAACTAAACCTGAACAGGTATCCAAGCCTGAAGGTGAGCCTGAGCCTGAACGTGAACGTGAACGTGAGCCTGTAGCATTACTTTCATAG
- the ALG12 gene encoding dolichyl-P-Man:Man(7)GlcNAc(2)-PP-dolichol alpha-1,6-mannosyltransferase (ancestral locus Anc_6.338), which produces MKWSYLDTLLIVVVSAHLINAPYTKVEESFSIQAIHDILKYGIFDISKYDHLRFSGVVPRSFIGPLIIAALTKPFTSMSHFWNHYMGIKSSTDFETQLLVRCMIGLTNALSLIVLKNSVQKLFEDSLTKEEVEKNNLVQDSNTNYYTTIGSWFVIFVMTSFHLMFYSSRPLPNFVMTLPLTNIVLSLVLLNRFKWAIFLCAFTAIIFRLEVAGLGVGLTLLSIYIKKISLSNAIAYGGFGVSIGAAFSLLIDSYFWKESCVPEVDAFIFNVISGQASKWGTESPIAYFTHYIRMMFIPPTVLLLNYFGFKLAPTNLKIISLAAYFHIFIMSFQPHKEWRFIIYAIPPIMLLGSTAAAYLWENFKVDSFGSMALLGLLPLSPVLSAIFSMTSLYISSLNYPGGEALATFNQYILNQNVTNATVHISVPPCMTGVTLFGQLYEDQYGITYDRTENEQELKQLWPSFDYLITHEPSPEYLPQFDKNKTLSWEIVDSAKMFTGFNMTYVNELFFQEDQNALSLITNTLLKSDAMDYVLDVIDHVLLKTDVFFIYKRIKEDSDMQA; this is translated from the coding sequence ATGAAGTGGTCATATCTGGATACACTCTTGATTGTGGTCGTATCGGCCCATTTAATCAATGCTCCATACACTAAGGTGGAAGAGAGTTTTTCTATCCAAGCCATACATGACATTCTCAAATATGGTATCTTTGATATCTCAAAATATGATCATCTACGTTTTAGTGGTGTTGTCCCAAGATCATTTATTGGCCCCTTAATAATTGCTGCCCTTACTAAACCATTTACCTCAATGTCCCATTTCTGGAATCACTACATGGGTATTAAATCTTCCACTGATTTTGAAACACAACTATTAGTGAGGTGTATGATTGGATTGACCAATGCTCTTTCTTTGATAGTCTTAAAGAATTCTGTACAAAAGCTTTTTGAAGATTCGTTAACAAAGGAGGAGgttgaaaagaataaccTGGTTCAAGACTCAAACACCAATTACTACACCACTATCGGCTCCTGGTTTGTCATTTTTGTTATGACTAGTTTTCATTTGATGTTTTACAGTTCAAGACCCTTACCAAATTTTGTGATGACTTTACCCCTTACCAATATCGTATTGTCATTAGTACTATTGAATAGATTCAAATGGGCTATATTCTTATGTGCATTCACTGCTATCATCTTTAGATTAGAGGTTGCTGGACTAGGTGTCGGTTTAACTTTATTATCTATCtatattaagaaaatttctttatccAATGCTATCGCATACGGTGGATTTGGTGTCTCAATTGGGGCTGCTTTTTCATTGCTCATCGACTCTTATTTTTGGAAGGAATCATGTGTCCCTGAAGTTGAtgcatttatttttaatgtCATCTCTGGACAAGCATCAAAGTGGGGTACAGAATCACCTATTGCATACTTCACTCATTACATTAGAATGATGTTTATTCCACCAACTGTCTTACTTTTGAACTATTTCGGTTTCAAATTGGCACCAactaatttgaaaataatatcattgGCTGCATATTTCCATATTTTCATAATGTCATTCCAACCTCATAAGGAATGGagattcattatttatgCCATTCCTCCAATTATGTTATTAGGATCAACCGCTGCAGCATATCTATgggaaaatttcaaagtaGACTCATTTGGTAGTATGGCATTGTTAGGATTACTTCCTTTATCACCCGTCTTATCAGCCATCTTCTCAATGACTTCATTATACATCTCTTCATTAAACTATCCGGGTGGAGAAGCCTTGGCAACCTTCAATCAATATATCCTCAACCAGAATGTAACAAATGCTACCGTTCATATCAGTGTTCCCCCATGCATGACTGGTGTTACATTATTTGGTCAACTTTATGAAGATCAATATGGAATAACCTATGATAGAACGGAAAATGAGCAAGAATTGAAACAGCTATGGCCCTCATTCGACTATTTAATTACTCATGAACCATCACCGGAATACTTACCACAATTTGATAAGAATAAGACGTTAAGTTGGGAAATTGTTGATTCTGCAAAAATGTTCACCGGTTTCAATATGACATACGTCAATGAACTATTCTTTCAAGAGGACCAAAACGCTTTATCTTTGATAACAAATACTCTGTTAAAAAGTGATGCAATGGATTATGTATTGGATGTTATCGATCACGTTTTATTGAAAACCGATGTATTCTTCATCTATAAGAGAATTAAGGAAGACAGTGATATGCAAGCATAA